In Archangium violaceum, the following are encoded in one genomic region:
- a CDS encoding acyl-CoA dehydrogenase family protein: MDLNYTPEELAFADEVRQWVRANLPPETRDRVLHHKRLGKEEQVAWQRRLHERGWGGPRWPKEYGGTGWNSVQCHLFDEVLSEEGAPQPLAFGLSMIGPVLMAFGSQRQKDYYLPRILRQDDWWCQGFSEPGSGSDLASLRMKAELEGDHWVLNGQKTWTTQGQHANMIFLLARTDPAAKKQQGISMLLADMSTPGVTVRPIITLDGEHEVNEVFFDNVRVPKENIVGAPGMGWTHAKFLLGHERTNIARIGRSKAELKRLKRIATEEKVDGVPLSQTAGFREKIAAVEIELMALELTNLRMIAAERAGQAPGAEANMLKIKGSEIQQTLTELMMEAVGPYALPFNPEAREPGWKGEPIGPEYAAPLTPDYFNYRKVTIYGGSNEIQRNILAKAVLGL; the protein is encoded by the coding sequence ATGGACCTGAACTACACCCCCGAGGAACTCGCCTTCGCCGACGAGGTGCGGCAGTGGGTGCGAGCCAATCTCCCGCCCGAGACGCGCGACCGCGTCCTCCACCACAAGCGCCTCGGCAAGGAGGAGCAGGTCGCGTGGCAGCGCCGGCTCCACGAGCGCGGCTGGGGAGGGCCGCGCTGGCCGAAGGAGTATGGCGGGACTGGCTGGAACTCCGTCCAATGCCATCTCTTCGACGAGGTGCTGTCCGAGGAGGGAGCCCCCCAGCCCCTCGCGTTCGGCCTGAGCATGATCGGCCCCGTGCTGATGGCTTTCGGCAGCCAGCGGCAGAAGGACTACTACCTGCCGCGCATCCTCCGGCAGGACGACTGGTGGTGCCAGGGCTTCTCCGAGCCGGGTTCCGGCTCCGACCTGGCTTCACTGCGGATGAAGGCGGAGCTCGAGGGCGACCACTGGGTCCTCAACGGGCAGAAGACCTGGACCACCCAGGGTCAGCACGCGAACATGATCTTCCTGCTGGCGCGCACCGATCCGGCGGCCAAGAAGCAGCAGGGCATCTCCATGCTGCTGGCGGACATGAGCACGCCGGGCGTGACGGTCCGTCCGATCATCACCCTCGACGGTGAGCACGAGGTCAACGAGGTCTTCTTCGACAACGTGCGCGTGCCGAAGGAGAACATCGTCGGCGCGCCCGGGATGGGCTGGACCCATGCCAAGTTCCTGCTGGGCCACGAGCGCACCAACATCGCGCGCATCGGCCGCTCCAAGGCGGAACTGAAGAGGCTGAAGCGGATCGCCACCGAGGAGAAGGTGGACGGCGTGCCGCTGAGCCAGACCGCGGGCTTCCGCGAGAAGATCGCGGCGGTGGAGATCGAGCTGATGGCGCTGGAGCTGACCAACCTGCGCATGATCGCCGCCGAGCGGGCCGGTCAGGCTCCAGGCGCCGAGGCCAACATGCTCAAGATCAAGGGCTCGGAGATCCAGCAGACCCTGACCGAGCTGATGATGGAAGCGGTGGGCCCCTACGCCCTGCCGTTCAACCCCGAGGCCCGTGAGCCCGGCTGGAAGGGCGAGCCGATCGGCCCCGAGTACGCCGCCCCGCTGACGCCGGACTACTTCAACTACCGCAAGGTGACGATCTACGGCGGTTCCAACGAGATCCAGCGCAACATCCTGGCCAAGGCCGTGCTCGGCCTCTGA
- a CDS encoding 3-hydroxyacyl-CoA dehydrogenase NAD-binding domain-containing protein, translating to MSGRFEARGDVGILWIDNPPVNAISQSVRVALLDGLKQAESHGAIKAVVIACAGRTFMAGADITEFSGPPRSPGLPEVIDALDAFSKPVVAAIHGTAFGGGFEVALACDHRVALGNAQVGLPEVKLGILPGAGGTQRLPRLVGIEPALQAMISGDPIPVPVARDMGAIDKIVDGDLTEAAVAFAREKIGSPRRRVRDLTLAPDAVPAGFFDAARQRTAKEKRNLFSPQRIIDAVEAAATLPFDQGIQRERDLFIECARNSQAQALQHVFFAERQVAKIPGLPADVKPRSIKSVAIIGAGTMGGGIAMNFANAGIPVTLLEVNQEGLDRGLGVIRKNYEATAAKGRLTAEQVETRMGLIKPALSYDALADADLIIEAVFETLEVKKKVFETLDRVARKGAILASNTSYLSIDTIAGYTSRPADVLGMHFFSPANVMKLLEIVRGARTAPDVLATALDVAKRIKKVGVVAGNCHGFIGNRMLEGYMREGSLLVLEGATPQQVDQALVKFGMPMGVLQMGDLAGLDIGYKSRKDRDPGTFEVKAGAVADKLVEMGRLGQKTQAGYYDYQAGQRTPIPSDVVARVIEETAAGYGIQRREISEQEILERCFLAMVNIGCEVLREGIAYRASDIDIVYLYGYGFPAHRGGPMFWAEHELGLPQALEKIREYGRKHGTRWWTPSPLLERLVAEGKGFAQAL from the coding sequence ATGTCTGGACGCTTCGAAGCGCGCGGTGACGTCGGCATCCTTTGGATCGACAACCCGCCGGTGAATGCCATCAGCCAGTCCGTGCGGGTGGCACTCCTCGACGGGCTGAAGCAGGCCGAGTCCCACGGCGCCATCAAGGCCGTGGTCATCGCCTGCGCGGGGCGCACCTTCATGGCGGGCGCCGACATCACCGAGTTCAGCGGCCCGCCCAGGTCGCCGGGCTTGCCGGAGGTGATCGACGCACTCGACGCCTTCTCCAAGCCGGTGGTGGCGGCAATCCACGGCACGGCTTTCGGTGGCGGCTTCGAGGTCGCGCTGGCGTGCGACCATCGCGTGGCCCTGGGGAACGCCCAGGTGGGGCTGCCCGAGGTGAAGCTGGGCATCCTGCCGGGCGCTGGCGGTACCCAGCGCTTGCCGCGTCTCGTCGGCATCGAGCCGGCCTTGCAAGCCATGATCTCCGGCGACCCGATTCCAGTGCCCGTCGCGCGCGACATGGGCGCCATCGACAAGATCGTGGACGGAGATCTGACCGAGGCCGCCGTCGCCTTCGCGCGGGAGAAGATCGGCTCGCCGCGCCGCCGGGTGCGTGACCTCACCCTCGCGCCGGACGCGGTTCCCGCGGGCTTCTTCGATGCGGCTCGCCAGCGCACCGCCAAGGAGAAGCGGAACCTCTTCTCCCCGCAGCGCATCATCGACGCCGTGGAGGCCGCGGCCACGCTGCCCTTCGATCAGGGCATCCAACGCGAGCGCGACCTGTTCATCGAGTGCGCGCGGAACAGCCAGGCCCAGGCGCTCCAGCATGTCTTCTTCGCCGAGCGTCAGGTCGCCAAGATTCCCGGTCTGCCCGCCGACGTGAAGCCGCGCTCCATCAAGTCCGTGGCCATCATCGGTGCCGGCACCATGGGCGGTGGCATCGCCATGAACTTCGCGAACGCCGGCATCCCGGTGACCCTCCTGGAGGTGAACCAGGAAGGGCTGGACCGGGGCCTGGGCGTCATCCGCAAGAACTACGAGGCCACGGCGGCCAAGGGGCGTCTGACGGCGGAGCAGGTGGAGACCCGCATGGGCCTCATCAAACCGGCCCTGTCCTACGACGCGCTGGCCGACGCGGACCTCATCATCGAAGCGGTGTTCGAGACGCTGGAGGTCAAGAAGAAGGTCTTCGAGACCCTGGACCGGGTCGCCCGGAAGGGCGCCATCCTGGCCTCCAACACCTCCTACCTGTCGATCGACACCATCGCCGGCTACACCTCCCGGCCGGCGGACGTCCTGGGGATGCACTTCTTCTCCCCCGCCAACGTCATGAAGCTGCTGGAGATCGTCCGTGGCGCCCGGACCGCGCCCGATGTGCTGGCGACCGCGCTGGACGTCGCCAAACGCATCAAGAAGGTGGGTGTGGTCGCCGGCAACTGCCACGGCTTCATCGGCAACCGCATGCTGGAGGGCTACATGCGTGAGGGCAGCCTGCTGGTCCTGGAAGGCGCCACGCCACAGCAGGTGGACCAGGCCCTGGTGAAGTTCGGCATGCCCATGGGCGTGCTGCAGATGGGCGACCTGGCGGGCCTCGACATCGGCTACAAGTCGCGCAAGGACCGGGACCCCGGCACCTTCGAGGTCAAGGCCGGAGCCGTGGCCGACAAGCTGGTCGAGATGGGCCGGCTCGGACAGAAGACGCAGGCGGGCTATTACGACTACCAGGCGGGCCAGCGCACCCCGATCCCCTCCGATGTCGTCGCCAGGGTGATCGAGGAGACGGCCGCCGGGTACGGCATCCAGCGCCGGGAGATCAGCGAGCAGGAGATCCTCGAACGCTGCTTCCTGGCCATGGTGAACATCGGCTGCGAGGTGCTGCGCGAGGGCATCGCCTACCGGGCCAGCGACATCGACATCGTCTACCTCTACGGCTACGGCTTCCCGGCCCACCGGGGGGGACCGATGTTCTGGGCGGAGCACGAGCTCGGGCTGCCCCAGGCGCTGGAGAAGATTCGCGAGTACGGACGCAAGCACGGCACCCGCTGGTGGACGCCGTCGCCGCTGCTGGAGCGGTTGGTCGCCGAGGGCAAGGGCTTCGCCCAGGCCCTCTGA
- a CDS encoding 3-oxoadipyl-CoA thiolase: MFDAWLYEGLRTPFGRHGGALAAVRPDDLLAGVLKALVARGPFRPEQFEDVVIGCTNQAGEDSRNVARHAALLAGLPVEVPGVTVNRLCGSGLAAVLDVARAASTEQGALFLAGGVESMSRAPFVFGKAETAYSREARVFDTTMGARFPNPVITEAFGNDTMPETADNIAHELGIGREDSDRFALASQRKYAAALKEGFFEGELTPVVLEGRRGARTVVAADEHPRPETTLERLSALTPLFPEGVVTAGNASGINDGAGALVIGTGEIGRRMGARPLARILTGAVAGVPPRVMGLGPVPAIGKALDRAGLTLKDMDLLEINEAFATQVLGCLKQLGLGFDDSRVNPNGGAIAVGHPLGASGARLLLTAARQLARGGGRYAVVSMCIGVGQGIAVVLERV; encoded by the coding sequence ATGTTCGACGCCTGGCTCTATGAGGGCCTCCGCACGCCGTTCGGCCGTCATGGCGGAGCGCTCGCCGCGGTCCGCCCGGACGACCTGCTGGCCGGCGTGCTCAAGGCGCTGGTGGCCCGTGGACCCTTCCGGCCCGAGCAGTTCGAGGACGTCGTCATCGGCTGCACGAACCAGGCGGGCGAGGACAGCCGCAATGTCGCGCGTCACGCCGCGTTGCTCGCGGGCCTGCCGGTCGAGGTTCCGGGGGTGACGGTGAACCGCCTGTGCGGCAGTGGCCTGGCGGCGGTCCTGGACGTCGCGCGCGCCGCGAGCACGGAACAGGGAGCGCTCTTCCTGGCGGGCGGGGTGGAGAGCATGAGCCGCGCCCCCTTCGTTTTCGGGAAGGCGGAGACCGCCTACAGCCGCGAGGCCCGGGTCTTCGACACCACGATGGGTGCGCGCTTCCCGAATCCGGTCATCACCGAGGCCTTCGGCAACGACACCATGCCGGAGACCGCGGACAACATCGCCCACGAGCTCGGCATCGGCCGGGAGGACAGCGACCGCTTCGCCCTGGCCTCCCAGCGGAAGTACGCGGCGGCACTGAAGGAGGGCTTCTTCGAGGGGGAATTGACGCCCGTTGTCCTGGAGGGACGGCGCGGTGCCCGGACCGTGGTGGCGGCCGATGAACACCCCCGGCCCGAGACGACCCTGGAGCGGCTGTCCGCACTGACGCCCCTGTTCCCGGAGGGCGTGGTCACGGCGGGTAACGCCTCGGGCATCAACGATGGTGCCGGGGCCCTGGTGATCGGCACCGGGGAGATCGGCCGGAGAATGGGGGCCAGGCCCCTGGCGCGGATCCTCACGGGCGCCGTCGCAGGCGTGCCTCCGCGTGTCATGGGCCTCGGCCCCGTGCCCGCGATCGGCAAGGCGCTGGACCGGGCCGGGCTGACGTTGAAGGACATGGACCTCCTCGAGATCAATGAGGCCTTCGCCACCCAGGTGTTGGGCTGCCTGAAGCAATTGGGGCTCGGCTTCGACGACAGCCGGGTCAACCCCAACGGCGGTGCCATCGCCGTCGGCCATCCACTGGGGGCCTCGGGCGCGAGGCTGCTGCTGACGGCGGCGCGCCAGCTCGCACGCGGTGGCGGCCGGTACGCGGTGGTCTCCATGTGCATCGGCGTGGGCCAGGGCATCGCGGTGGTGCTGGAGCGGGTGTAA
- a CDS encoding PspA/IM30 family protein, whose protein sequence is MLFDWLRKKKKPTKPEKPTDPLAAFDQLIEDLERQAAEVRKSAATLLALKGDLARSEERYARRLEELSKRRATADEKGDAKVATTLERDRAQTQSLLRTTQDSLQRAEQDSKLLLEAAADIGSRVAELRAERESASARLAVGGLVTGALQEQVERFDKVLALDAARDEIERAHALAEIYREERG, encoded by the coding sequence ATGCTCTTCGACTGGTTGCGCAAGAAGAAGAAGCCGACGAAGCCCGAGAAGCCCACGGATCCGCTCGCGGCCTTTGATCAGCTCATCGAGGACCTGGAGCGCCAGGCGGCCGAGGTCCGCAAGTCCGCCGCCACGCTCCTGGCGCTCAAGGGCGACCTGGCCCGCTCCGAGGAGCGGTACGCCCGCCGATTGGAGGAGCTCTCCAAGCGGCGCGCCACCGCGGACGAGAAGGGGGACGCCAAGGTCGCCACCACGCTCGAGCGCGACCGTGCCCAGACCCAGTCGCTGCTGAGGACCACGCAGGACTCGCTCCAGCGCGCCGAACAGGACAGCAAGCTGCTCCTGGAGGCCGCCGCGGACATCGGCAGCCGGGTGGCCGAGCTTCGGGCCGAGCGCGAGAGCGCCTCCGCCCGGCTCGCCGTGGGAGGGCTCGTCACCGGAGCGCTGCAAGAGCAGGTGGAGCGCTTCGACAAGGTGCTCGCGCTGGACGCCGCGCGCGATGAGATCGAACGGGCCCATGCGCTCGCGGAGATCTACCGCGAGGAGCGCGGGTAG
- a CDS encoding vWA domain-containing protein — MLASRLARLRLRLDALQGSSSNAEGLRGWWLGLTAPGEVDLSLPIVTTLDRALERVGVHTLADARLLLELGVKKGRVGDLAAGLRSRADESLEEFERTLDAVEKMHHAGRTPPGARTALERGFIRLARVLRVADLFLNPSRPSQQEDELEIFARPGSPWNERGAPPSKARMAVAEFLAQRARANVDDLVQKRRDLDIAHEILLRIGMEHDRDRGVALRNEVAQARERVREQPATRSLEALVQEVKRTARREPGMAWRSLRGLYERAVEANDARLAAAARAALEPLMPSREPMRALLESAERDDLTRWFGEEPPAIDGGKAAREAPKPSTADDLLADLAFSLKPEQLAAFELAAGCGRYFDVEDSLTEEVVEVNTQKVRPVPKRVPYPTQNMTFERTGSLHDVHNFVISDPRMLLHDLASHRQTVRAYLEDEPPPRVKKMRRTAVRVYVCDASGSMHGSRARFRDALIIAELNNLRVKARQGLPFDPLYFSFFNDIPTELARVDTAREATRQIEKLFRDSPAEGQTDITLALMSAFDSIRAARGRDPYLARATVVLITDGEDRVDLELIRRTRAPMDALDIALSFISLGEENPDLKSLVQEQRGLGGRAFYHHLSDQEIQWARTEFDSPWRTLLPRDVPVTPETVEALMPHLDALEALAAGRTVSAGPVASEASFDALFPEPSRVSAQKVAGELPGPDVIARVADVLDAIVEAAALAPVERRATEGLTLLQHLLGVYQLNPTRYLAALATGGSQVHERLERVRLLCRPFE, encoded by the coding sequence GTGCTCGCATCGCGGCTCGCACGGCTGCGGCTCCGGTTGGACGCGCTCCAGGGGAGCTCGTCCAACGCCGAGGGCCTGCGCGGGTGGTGGCTCGGACTCACCGCCCCAGGAGAGGTGGACCTGTCCCTGCCCATCGTGACCACGCTCGATCGGGCGCTGGAGCGGGTGGGGGTGCACACCCTCGCGGACGCGCGCCTGTTGCTCGAGCTTGGCGTGAAGAAGGGCAGGGTGGGGGACCTGGCCGCGGGCCTGCGCTCCCGGGCGGACGAGTCGCTGGAAGAGTTCGAGCGGACGCTCGACGCGGTGGAGAAGATGCACCACGCGGGGCGGACGCCTCCCGGGGCACGCACCGCGCTGGAGCGGGGCTTCATCCGGCTCGCGCGGGTGCTGCGGGTGGCGGACCTCTTCCTGAACCCCTCGCGCCCTTCCCAGCAGGAGGACGAGCTCGAGATCTTCGCCCGGCCCGGCTCCCCCTGGAACGAGCGGGGGGCGCCTCCGAGCAAGGCCCGCATGGCCGTGGCCGAGTTCCTCGCGCAGCGGGCGCGGGCCAACGTGGACGACCTGGTCCAGAAGCGGCGCGACCTGGACATCGCCCATGAGATCCTCCTGCGCATCGGCATGGAGCACGACCGGGACCGGGGCGTGGCCCTGCGCAACGAGGTGGCCCAGGCCCGCGAGCGCGTCCGGGAGCAGCCGGCGACGCGCTCGCTCGAGGCGCTGGTGCAGGAGGTGAAGCGCACCGCGCGCAGGGAGCCGGGGATGGCCTGGCGCTCGCTCCGGGGGCTCTACGAGCGCGCGGTGGAGGCGAACGATGCCCGGCTGGCGGCGGCGGCCCGCGCGGCACTCGAGCCGCTGATGCCCTCCCGCGAGCCGATGCGGGCCCTGCTGGAGTCCGCCGAGCGCGACGATCTGACCCGCTGGTTTGGAGAGGAACCCCCCGCTATCGATGGCGGGAAGGCGGCCCGGGAGGCCCCGAAGCCCTCCACCGCGGATGATCTGCTCGCGGACCTCGCCTTCTCGCTGAAGCCCGAGCAGCTCGCCGCGTTCGAGCTGGCGGCTGGCTGTGGCCGCTACTTCGACGTGGAGGACTCGCTCACCGAGGAAGTCGTCGAGGTGAACACCCAGAAGGTGCGCCCCGTGCCGAAGCGGGTGCCGTACCCCACGCAGAACATGACGTTCGAGCGCACGGGCAGCCTGCACGACGTGCACAACTTCGTCATCTCCGACCCGCGGATGCTCCTGCACGATCTGGCCTCGCACCGCCAGACGGTGCGTGCCTACCTGGAGGACGAGCCACCTCCGCGGGTCAAGAAGATGCGGCGCACCGCCGTGCGCGTGTACGTCTGTGATGCCTCGGGCTCCATGCACGGCTCGCGCGCCCGCTTCCGCGACGCCCTCATCATCGCCGAGCTCAACAACCTCCGCGTCAAGGCGCGCCAGGGGCTGCCCTTCGACCCGCTCTACTTCTCCTTCTTCAACGACATTCCCACCGAGCTGGCCCGCGTGGACACGGCCCGCGAGGCCACCCGGCAGATCGAGAAGCTCTTCCGCGACTCGCCCGCCGAGGGACAGACGGACATCACCCTCGCGCTCATGTCCGCCTTCGACTCCATCCGCGCCGCGCGGGGAAGGGACCCGTACCTCGCTCGCGCCACCGTGGTCCTCATCACCGACGGCGAGGACCGTGTCGACCTGGAGCTCATCCGCCGCACCCGCGCTCCCATGGACGCGCTGGACATCGCGCTCAGCTTCATCTCGCTCGGCGAGGAGAACCCGGACCTCAAGTCACTGGTCCAGGAGCAGCGCGGTCTCGGAGGCCGTGCCTTCTACCACCACCTCTCCGACCAGGAGATCCAGTGGGCGCGCACCGAGTTCGACAGCCCCTGGCGCACCCTCCTGCCGCGCGACGTGCCCGTCACCCCGGAGACTGTCGAGGCGCTCATGCCCCACCTGGACGCACTCGAGGCGCTCGCGGCGGGGCGGACCGTGTCCGCCGGGCCCGTGGCCTCCGAGGCCTCCTTCGATGCCCTCTTCCCGGAGCCCTCGCGGGTCTCCGCCCAGAAGGTGGCGGGCGAGCTCCCCGGCCCGGATGTCATCGCCCGCGTGGCCGACGTCCTCGACGCCATCGTGGAGGCCGCCGCGCTCGCCCCCGTCGAGCGCCGCGCCACCGAGGGCCTCACCCTGTTGCAGCACCTGCTCGGGGTGTACCAGCTCAACCCCACGCGCTACCTCGCCGCGCTCGCCACGGGAGGTTCACAGGTGCACGAGCGCCTCGAGCGCGTGCGCCTCCTCTGCCGCCCGTTCGAGTAG
- a CDS encoding AAA family ATPase gives MHSPSQVHPQAAQAFRHFFQELREAYLERETLFTQIELALLCREHVLVVGPPGTAKSAIASSVLGRILDEKTGQPSLFAKQIAESTVQTDLIGPVDFKVLTETGRTEFITEDGMLGATHAFLDEVFDGRDMLLRSILNVLHERELKHGRRVTTGRIECAIMTSNRYLSEVLARSPELLLAFADRLSFISFVPKSFARRPSRAAMLHRFASNMRPDLRAGLTLQQLDVLQEAVERVTVSSHLLEAIELLADELERALTAQVSKLPDYVPTKYFSQRSVVKALWALKAAVVRDQLYRRPDRPLEATVEDLDALRWFFLLGGPQAEEVESLLKVAVDPRERAQLEIVRIEQKAFDAALTKVRAELGTGVEREAVSLGAAEDLKPVEALARNFQPGIVSTTAQRLRIKLVPGPRHPENRTALLGAARGLLAVVEQRVARGPVEGTEPRAGVAVFAALSETLELCRQVPELRPRLPAVCDSVARFVMQALELMALNAESLAFDESVVLEALVGLADNLAEELGRVGELLALIAEGSAGAVVRLRAAESEARRRAVAALRQRSESAFPGTRGRRDPLDALAADSRRLGQLEQALCKLDPAQRGLKQELLQPLGFAYARDVLSTTPFERIDQLSRTVQVVAENLRREGLTPEPVFAECRELLEVRLREYVRAIGREVASPPPAPHAAVSGEAYTFYRSEFSSHLRDGELAALSGLDGQLAFARPPSAASFLSDGIREALARVELSFVQTRIKYLRSWLTQLLTGLPGAQAIQNRATADQVFDRLVKSRFPLLTLKEGELVRIKGLLAQLSAIPGELGESARKLEGVLRGIDEDFSRFSKQLLELRASL, from the coding sequence ATCCACTCTCCCTCTCAGGTCCACCCCCAGGCCGCGCAGGCCTTCCGCCACTTCTTCCAGGAGCTGCGCGAGGCCTACCTCGAGCGTGAGACGCTCTTCACCCAGATCGAGCTCGCGCTGCTGTGCCGGGAGCACGTGCTCGTGGTGGGACCGCCGGGGACGGCCAAGAGCGCCATCGCCTCGTCGGTGCTGGGGCGCATCCTCGACGAGAAGACGGGGCAGCCGTCGCTCTTCGCCAAGCAGATCGCCGAGTCCACCGTGCAGACGGACCTCATCGGCCCGGTGGACTTCAAGGTGCTCACCGAGACGGGCCGCACCGAGTTCATCACCGAGGACGGCATGCTGGGCGCCACCCACGCCTTCCTCGACGAGGTCTTCGACGGGCGCGACATGCTCCTGCGCTCCATCCTCAACGTCCTGCACGAGCGCGAGCTCAAGCACGGGCGCCGGGTGACGACGGGGCGCATCGAGTGCGCCATCATGACCAGCAACCGCTACCTCTCCGAGGTGCTGGCGCGCTCGCCGGAGCTGCTGCTGGCCTTCGCGGATCGGCTCAGCTTCATCTCCTTCGTGCCCAAGTCCTTCGCCCGGCGCCCCAGCCGAGCGGCCATGCTGCACCGCTTCGCCTCCAACATGCGGCCGGACCTGCGCGCCGGCCTCACCCTGCAGCAGCTCGACGTGCTCCAGGAGGCCGTGGAGCGGGTGACGGTGTCCAGTCACCTGCTCGAGGCCATCGAGCTGCTCGCCGACGAGCTGGAGCGCGCGCTCACGGCCCAGGTGTCCAAGCTGCCCGACTATGTCCCCACCAAGTACTTCTCCCAGCGCTCGGTGGTGAAGGCGCTCTGGGCCCTCAAGGCCGCGGTGGTGAGGGATCAGCTCTACCGCCGTCCGGACCGGCCGCTCGAGGCCACCGTGGAGGACCTGGACGCGCTGCGCTGGTTCTTCCTGCTCGGCGGGCCGCAGGCCGAGGAGGTCGAGTCGCTCCTCAAGGTGGCCGTGGACCCGCGCGAGCGCGCGCAGCTGGAGATCGTCCGCATCGAGCAGAAGGCCTTCGACGCCGCGCTGACCAAGGTTCGCGCGGAGCTGGGCACGGGCGTGGAGCGCGAGGCGGTCTCTCTCGGCGCGGCCGAGGACCTCAAGCCCGTGGAGGCGCTCGCGCGCAACTTCCAGCCCGGCATCGTCTCCACCACGGCGCAGCGCCTGCGCATCAAGCTCGTTCCGGGACCCCGGCACCCGGAGAACCGCACGGCCCTGCTGGGCGCCGCGCGCGGGCTGCTCGCGGTGGTGGAGCAGCGGGTGGCGCGCGGACCCGTCGAGGGGACGGAGCCCCGCGCGGGCGTGGCCGTCTTCGCCGCGCTCTCGGAGACGTTGGAGCTGTGCCGCCAGGTGCCGGAGCTGCGTCCCCGGCTGCCCGCCGTGTGTGACTCGGTGGCCCGCTTCGTCATGCAGGCGCTGGAGCTGATGGCGCTGAACGCGGAGAGCCTCGCCTTCGACGAGTCGGTGGTGCTGGAGGCGCTCGTCGGGCTGGCGGACAACCTCGCCGAGGAGCTGGGCCGGGTGGGAGAGCTCCTGGCGCTGATCGCCGAGGGGAGCGCGGGCGCGGTGGTGCGGCTGCGGGCCGCGGAGTCCGAGGCCCGCCGGCGCGCCGTGGCCGCCCTCCGTCAGCGCTCGGAGAGTGCCTTCCCGGGCACTCGCGGCCGGAGGGATCCGCTCGATGCGCTCGCGGCGGATTCGCGCCGGCTCGGCCAGCTCGAGCAGGCCCTGTGCAAGCTGGACCCGGCGCAGCGCGGCCTCAAGCAGGAGCTGCTGCAGCCGCTCGGGTTCGCCTACGCGCGGGACGTGCTGTCCACCACCCCCTTCGAGCGGATCGATCAGCTCTCGCGCACGGTGCAGGTGGTGGCGGAGAACCTGCGGCGCGAGGGTCTGACCCCGGAGCCCGTGTTCGCCGAGTGCCGGGAGCTGCTCGAGGTGCGCCTGCGCGAGTACGTGCGAGCCATCGGGCGCGAGGTGGCCAGTCCTCCGCCCGCCCCCCATGCCGCCGTCAGCGGCGAGGCCTACACCTTCTACCGGAGCGAGTTCTCCTCGCATCTCCGGGATGGCGAGCTCGCCGCGCTGTCCGGCCTGGACGGACAGCTCGCCTTCGCACGGCCGCCCTCCGCCGCCTCCTTCCTCTCCGACGGCATCCGCGAGGCGCTGGCCCGGGTGGAGCTGTCCTTCGTGCAGACGCGCATCAAGTACCTGCGCAGCTGGCTCACCCAGCTCCTCACCGGACTGCCCGGGGCACAGGCCATCCAGAACCGCGCCACCGCGGATCAGGTCTTCGATCGCCTGGTGAAGAGCCGCTTCCCGCTGCTCACCCTCAAGGAGGGCGAGCTGGTGCGCATCAAGGGCCTGCTCGCGCAGTTGAGCGCCATTCCCGGCGAGCTGGGTGAGAGCGCCCGCAAGCTGGAGGGCGTGCTGCGCGGCATCGACGAGGACTTCAGCCGCTTCAGCAAGCAGCTGCTGGAGCTGCGGGCCTCGCTGTGA